The Cytobacillus oceanisediminis genomic interval GGCAGTTGTTCAATAAATATACTTCAAGCGTCTTCAGCAGGCTGGTTTGGCTTTCCAGGTCTTTTTTCTGTAGCTTCATAAGGTCTTCATTTACATATTTAGTCAGGCTGTTATGCTGAGCAATAGGTTCTAAATACCGGAATACCCATAGCTTTTTATATTCATAAGGCAATTCTTCAGGTGATCCAATGAATTTGGCGGCTTTGATGACCTCCCGAGCCTCTGCATAGCTTTTGCGCAGTTTTAGGATGGAGGAATATTCTCCTCCGATCCCTGCATACACAGTCTGCGATCTGAATTGGCTAAGAACGGTATTGGTTAATTCATGTGCGTCTTCTGATAGGCTGCCAGGTGCAGGGGAGCTGCTGCCGATCATGACGATAATTTCATGCTGGTTTGTAAATATGTGAGCTGGATGGCTGAGGGCATTCGCGAACAGCCGAACGGTTTCATTTAATTCCGCAAATATCTCTTCATCTGCCTGCACGACAGTAAATACATTGATTATATAGGCCTCCGGGAGGATGATCTTAACATTGGCGGCCTCCCATTTGATCTGATCTTCCGTCTGATAGGTACGATCAATAATCTTTTGGTAAAATTGATGTTTTTCTTCTTCTTTGCGAAGTTTTTTCAGGTTTTTCTGATATAATAGCTTTCCAATATGGAAGGAAACATCATGCAGAAAGTCCATTTCGCTTTCTGATAGAGAGCCTTCTAATTCCTG includes:
- a CDS encoding PucR family transcriptional regulator — protein: MSQPLEKILNMADIDEITEMVSTFLKKPVVIEDEQFSLLAYSSYYIEHFDLANQQTIFSKRWPIPILEKFMDEGIVDQLKTIPEPFRIKKMEEIGLNQRIVVSAKYKEQILGFIWVQELEGSLSESEMDFLHDVSFHIGKLLYQKNLKKLRKEEEKHQFYQKIIDRTYQTEDQIKWEAANVKIILPEAYIINVFTVVQADEEIFAELNETVRLFANALSHPAHIFTNQHEIIVMIGSSSPAPGSLSEDAHELTNTVLSQFRSQTVYAGIGGEYSSILKLRKSYAEAREVIKAAKFIGSPEELPYEYKKLWVFRYLEPIAQHNSLTKYVNEDLMKLQKKDLESQTSLLKTLEVYLLNNCRLKPTAEQLFIHTNTLKYRMKQITDLTSIDFDDFNTRCQLYIDLQLLKRKK